The proteins below are encoded in one region of Apium graveolens cultivar Ventura chromosome 4, ASM990537v1, whole genome shotgun sequence:
- the LOC141717422 gene encoding uncharacterized protein LOC141717422 isoform X3 has protein sequence MNSPRKKAKMSFEDDFDDSGDVKTETDEKEQVLLALIEHRAKEVERNEWRVRHYTAELEQSQRKLEETKNQLSRLRGQNNFLASKENSDVVKVKIKVEEGSTSTCQYIPQSPENRSKPILVPLQDSVKSSEKSQVDVKGVSSGILLQSSERSSLNKAKRRPEVVIPALNSEIAQPSKFHVGNKASNGSDSTPAHANRTAKVSDVPSKISSGKELVDIQSKGTKRKTVQKEHEDLISLIAGSSSVRKLQCQTNGILPSQHKRKLRSLALCPTDDKLFVTSALDGVVNLWQLQAKGSSANCLSSTDCLSVKERRWPEDIAWHPQGKSIFSVFSADGGDSQVAVLDLNKGKEKRCVTFLEDKPHIKGIINNIAFMPWEDTCFVTAGTDHAVVLWTEKDGIKNWKFQTLHGNLHSSAVMGVAGLQHKKVVLSAGLDKRITGFDVEAGRADYKHQIESKCMSIVPNPCDFNLYVIQTGIIGEQLRLYDYRVRQTELHAFGWEQETSESRSALISQAWSPDGLYITSGSVDPMIHIFDIRYNAKKPTQSIRSHQKRVFKAVWHSTFPLLISISSDLNIGLHKIT, from the exons ATGAACTCGCCAAGAAAGAAGGCCAAAATGAGCTTCGAAGATGATTTCGACGACAGCGGCGATGTTAAGACGGAGACGGATGAAAAAGAACAAGTTTTGTTGGCTTTGATTGAACATCGTGCTAAAGAAGTTGAGCGTAATGAGTGGCGTGTCAGACATTACACTGCTGAG CTTGAGCAATCACAAAGGAAGTTGGAGGAGACAAAAAATCAACTATCTCGCCTtcggggtcaaaataattttcttgCTTCCAAAGAGAACTCCGATGTTGTTAAGGTAAAGATAAAAGTTGAAGAGGGATCAACTAGTACTTGCCAATATATTCCGCAGTCTCCAGAAAACCGGTCTAAGCCAATATTGGTACCATTGCAAGACAGTGTCAAGTCATCGGAGAAATCTCAGGTAGATGTAAAAGGAGTATCTAGTGGTATTCTCCTCCAAAGTAGTGAAAGATCTTCTTTAAACAAGGCTAAACGTAGGCCAGAAGTTGTTATCCCTGCTCTAAATTCTGAAATTGCTCAACCAAGCAAGTTTCATGTGGGCAATAAAGCTTCAAATGGTTCAGATTCTACTCCTGCCCATGCCAACAGAACTGCTAAAGTATCAGATGTCCCTAGTAAAATTTCTTCCGGGAAGGAACTTGTTGACATACAGTCTAAAGGAACCAAGAGGAAGACCG TGCAAAAAGAGCATGAAGACTTAATTTCACTGATTGCTGGCAGCTCCTCAGTTCGCAAGTTACAGTGCCAGACAAATGGTATTTTACCCAGTCAGCATAAGAGAAAGTTAAGGAGTCTAGCTTTATGCCCAACAGACGATAAGCTCTTTGTGACCAG CGCTTTGGATGGAGTCGTCAACCTGTGGCAACTGCAAGCTAAAGG ATCAAGTGCCAATTGTTTAAGTAGCACTGATTGTTTATCCGTTAAGGAAAGGAGATGGCCAGAAGATATTGCTTGGCATCCCCAAGGAAAGAGCATATTCTCTGTTTTTAGCGCAGATGGCGGAGACTCACAGGTCGCAGTCTTGGATCTAAACAAAGGAAAAGAG AAACGCTGTGTTACCTTTCTGGAGGATAAGCCACATATTAAAGGCATCATAAACAACATAGCGTTTATGCCATGGGAAGATACCTGCTTTGTTACGGCTGGAACTGATCATGCTGTAGTTCTTTGGACTGAAAAAGACGGGATAAAAAACTGGAAATTTCAAACATTGCACGGGAATCTGCATTCCTCCGCTGTTATGGGAGTCGCTGGGTTGCAGCATAAGAAGGTTGTACTTTCTGCTGGTCTGGACAAGAGGATCACAGGGTTTGATGTAGAAGCTGGCAGAGCTGACTACAAGCATCAAATAGAAAGTAAATGCATGAGTATTGTACCAAATCCCTGTGATTTCAATCTCTATGTGATTCAGACTGG GATTATAGGAGAGCAGCTTCGATTATATGACTATAGGGTGAGACAAACAGAACTCCATGCATTTGGTTGGGAACAAGAAACCAGCGAATCACGATCGGCCTTAATTAGTCAAGCTTGGTCCCCTGATGGTTTGTACATCACCTCTGGTTCAGTTGACCCTATGATCCACATTTTCGATATTAGGTATAATGCTAAAAAACCGACTCAGTCAATAAGATCCCATCAAAAGCGAGTCTTCAAAGCTGTGTGGCACAGCACCTTTCCTCTCCTGATATCGATATCTTCGGACTTAAACATTGGATTACACAAGATCACATAA
- the LOC141717422 gene encoding uncharacterized protein LOC141717422 isoform X2 has translation MYVSLCEKPHCRTIEQKEGNLLDMNSLSRKKAKMNFKEESGNCGDVKTYIKEREQVLLVLIEHHTKDVERNKRRLSYFTAELEQSQRKLEETKNQLSRLRGQNNFLASKENSDVVKVKIKVEEGSTSTCQYIPQSPENRSKPILVPLQDSVKSSEKSQVDVKGVSSGILLQSSERSSLNKAKRRPEVVIPALNSEIAQPSKFHVGNKASNGSDSTPAHANRTAKVSDVPSKISSGKELVDIQSKGTKRKTVQKEHEDLISLIAGSSSVRKLQCQTNGILPSQHKRKLRSLALCPTDDKLFVTSALDGVVNLWQLQAKGRWPEDIAWHPQGKSIFSVFSADGGDSQVAVLDLNKGKEKRCVTFLEDKPHIKGIINNIAFMPWEDTCFVTAGTDHAVVLWTEKDGIKNWKFQTLHGNLHSSAVMGVAGLQHKKVVLSAGLDKRITGFDVEAGRADYKHQIESKCMSIVPNPCDFNLYVIQTGIIGEQLRLYDYRVRQTELHAFGWEQETSESRSALISQAWSPDGLYITSGSVDPMIHIFDIRYNAKKPTQSIRSHQKRVFKAVWHSTFPLLISISSDLNIGLHKIT, from the exons ATGTACGTGTCCCTATGTGAAAAGCCGCACTGTAGGACGATTGAACAAAAAGAGGGAAACCTGCTAGATATGAATTCGCTATCGCGAAAGAAGGCAAAAATGAATTTCAAAGAAGAATCCGGCAACTGCGGCGATGTAAAGACATATATAAAAGAAAGAGAACAAGTTCTATTGGTTTTGATTGAACATCATACTAAAGATGTTGAGCGTAACAAGCGTCGTCTTAGTTATTTCACTGCTGAG CTTGAGCAATCACAAAGGAAGTTGGAGGAGACAAAAAATCAACTATCTCGCCTtcggggtcaaaataattttcttgCTTCCAAAGAGAACTCCGATGTTGTTAAGGTAAAGATAAAAGTTGAAGAGGGATCAACTAGTACTTGCCAATATATTCCGCAGTCTCCAGAAAACCGGTCTAAGCCAATATTGGTACCATTGCAAGACAGTGTCAAGTCATCGGAGAAATCTCAGGTAGATGTAAAAGGAGTATCTAGTGGTATTCTCCTCCAAAGTAGTGAAAGATCTTCTTTAAACAAGGCTAAACGTAGGCCAGAAGTTGTTATCCCTGCTCTAAATTCTGAAATTGCTCAACCAAGCAAGTTTCATGTGGGCAATAAAGCTTCAAATGGTTCAGATTCTACTCCTGCCCATGCCAACAGAACTGCTAAAGTATCAGATGTCCCTAGTAAAATTTCTTCCGGGAAGGAACTTGTTGACATACAGTCTAAAGGAACCAAGAGGAAGACCG TGCAAAAAGAGCATGAAGACTTAATTTCACTGATTGCTGGCAGCTCCTCAGTTCGCAAGTTACAGTGCCAGACAAATGGTATTTTACCCAGTCAGCATAAGAGAAAGTTAAGGAGTCTAGCTTTATGCCCAACAGACGATAAGCTCTTTGTGACCAG CGCTTTGGATGGAGTCGTCAACCTGTGGCAACTGCAAGCTAAAGG GAGATGGCCAGAAGATATTGCTTGGCATCCCCAAGGAAAGAGCATATTCTCTGTTTTTAGCGCAGATGGCGGAGACTCACAGGTCGCAGTCTTGGATCTAAACAAAGGAAAAGAG AAACGCTGTGTTACCTTTCTGGAGGATAAGCCACATATTAAAGGCATCATAAACAACATAGCGTTTATGCCATGGGAAGATACCTGCTTTGTTACGGCTGGAACTGATCATGCTGTAGTTCTTTGGACTGAAAAAGACGGGATAAAAAACTGGAAATTTCAAACATTGCACGGGAATCTGCATTCCTCCGCTGTTATGGGAGTCGCTGGGTTGCAGCATAAGAAGGTTGTACTTTCTGCTGGTCTGGACAAGAGGATCACAGGGTTTGATGTAGAAGCTGGCAGAGCTGACTACAAGCATCAAATAGAAAGTAAATGCATGAGTATTGTACCAAATCCCTGTGATTTCAATCTCTATGTGATTCAGACTGG GATTATAGGAGAGCAGCTTCGATTATATGACTATAGGGTGAGACAAACAGAACTCCATGCATTTGGTTGGGAACAAGAAACCAGCGAATCACGATCGGCCTTAATTAGTCAAGCTTGGTCCCCTGATGGTTTGTACATCACCTCTGGTTCAGTTGACCCTATGATCCACATTTTCGATATTAGGTATAATGCTAAAAAACCGACTCAGTCAATAAGATCCCATCAAAAGCGAGTCTTCAAAGCTGTGTGGCACAGCACCTTTCCTCTCCTGATATCGATATCTTCGGACTTAAACATTGGATTACACAAGATCACATAA
- the LOC141717422 gene encoding uncharacterized protein LOC141717422 isoform X1, which yields MYVSLCEKPHCRTIEQKEGNLLDMNSLSRKKAKMNFKEESGNCGDVKTYIKEREQVLLVLIEHHTKDVERNKRRLSYFTAELEQSQRKLEETKNQLSRLRGQNNFLASKENSDVVKVKIKVEEGSTSTCQYIPQSPENRSKPILVPLQDSVKSSEKSQVDVKGVSSGILLQSSERSSLNKAKRRPEVVIPALNSEIAQPSKFHVGNKASNGSDSTPAHANRTAKVSDVPSKISSGKELVDIQSKGTKRKTVQKEHEDLISLIAGSSSVRKLQCQTNGILPSQHKRKLRSLALCPTDDKLFVTSALDGVVNLWQLQAKGSSANCLSSTDCLSVKERRWPEDIAWHPQGKSIFSVFSADGGDSQVAVLDLNKGKEKRCVTFLEDKPHIKGIINNIAFMPWEDTCFVTAGTDHAVVLWTEKDGIKNWKFQTLHGNLHSSAVMGVAGLQHKKVVLSAGLDKRITGFDVEAGRADYKHQIESKCMSIVPNPCDFNLYVIQTGIIGEQLRLYDYRVRQTELHAFGWEQETSESRSALISQAWSPDGLYITSGSVDPMIHIFDIRYNAKKPTQSIRSHQKRVFKAVWHSTFPLLISISSDLNIGLHKIT from the exons ATGTACGTGTCCCTATGTGAAAAGCCGCACTGTAGGACGATTGAACAAAAAGAGGGAAACCTGCTAGATATGAATTCGCTATCGCGAAAGAAGGCAAAAATGAATTTCAAAGAAGAATCCGGCAACTGCGGCGATGTAAAGACATATATAAAAGAAAGAGAACAAGTTCTATTGGTTTTGATTGAACATCATACTAAAGATGTTGAGCGTAACAAGCGTCGTCTTAGTTATTTCACTGCTGAG CTTGAGCAATCACAAAGGAAGTTGGAGGAGACAAAAAATCAACTATCTCGCCTtcggggtcaaaataattttcttgCTTCCAAAGAGAACTCCGATGTTGTTAAGGTAAAGATAAAAGTTGAAGAGGGATCAACTAGTACTTGCCAATATATTCCGCAGTCTCCAGAAAACCGGTCTAAGCCAATATTGGTACCATTGCAAGACAGTGTCAAGTCATCGGAGAAATCTCAGGTAGATGTAAAAGGAGTATCTAGTGGTATTCTCCTCCAAAGTAGTGAAAGATCTTCTTTAAACAAGGCTAAACGTAGGCCAGAAGTTGTTATCCCTGCTCTAAATTCTGAAATTGCTCAACCAAGCAAGTTTCATGTGGGCAATAAAGCTTCAAATGGTTCAGATTCTACTCCTGCCCATGCCAACAGAACTGCTAAAGTATCAGATGTCCCTAGTAAAATTTCTTCCGGGAAGGAACTTGTTGACATACAGTCTAAAGGAACCAAGAGGAAGACCG TGCAAAAAGAGCATGAAGACTTAATTTCACTGATTGCTGGCAGCTCCTCAGTTCGCAAGTTACAGTGCCAGACAAATGGTATTTTACCCAGTCAGCATAAGAGAAAGTTAAGGAGTCTAGCTTTATGCCCAACAGACGATAAGCTCTTTGTGACCAG CGCTTTGGATGGAGTCGTCAACCTGTGGCAACTGCAAGCTAAAGG ATCAAGTGCCAATTGTTTAAGTAGCACTGATTGTTTATCCGTTAAGGAAAGGAGATGGCCAGAAGATATTGCTTGGCATCCCCAAGGAAAGAGCATATTCTCTGTTTTTAGCGCAGATGGCGGAGACTCACAGGTCGCAGTCTTGGATCTAAACAAAGGAAAAGAG AAACGCTGTGTTACCTTTCTGGAGGATAAGCCACATATTAAAGGCATCATAAACAACATAGCGTTTATGCCATGGGAAGATACCTGCTTTGTTACGGCTGGAACTGATCATGCTGTAGTTCTTTGGACTGAAAAAGACGGGATAAAAAACTGGAAATTTCAAACATTGCACGGGAATCTGCATTCCTCCGCTGTTATGGGAGTCGCTGGGTTGCAGCATAAGAAGGTTGTACTTTCTGCTGGTCTGGACAAGAGGATCACAGGGTTTGATGTAGAAGCTGGCAGAGCTGACTACAAGCATCAAATAGAAAGTAAATGCATGAGTATTGTACCAAATCCCTGTGATTTCAATCTCTATGTGATTCAGACTGG GATTATAGGAGAGCAGCTTCGATTATATGACTATAGGGTGAGACAAACAGAACTCCATGCATTTGGTTGGGAACAAGAAACCAGCGAATCACGATCGGCCTTAATTAGTCAAGCTTGGTCCCCTGATGGTTTGTACATCACCTCTGGTTCAGTTGACCCTATGATCCACATTTTCGATATTAGGTATAATGCTAAAAAACCGACTCAGTCAATAAGATCCCATCAAAAGCGAGTCTTCAAAGCTGTGTGGCACAGCACCTTTCCTCTCCTGATATCGATATCTTCGGACTTAAACATTGGATTACACAAGATCACATAA